In Chrysoperla carnea chromosome 2, inChrCarn1.1, whole genome shotgun sequence, the following proteins share a genomic window:
- the LOC123292902 gene encoding DNA replication ATP-dependent helicase/nuclease DNA2 → MNKTFLKSPPPANQKKIFEFFKTKPTIPSQSPAKQLRLTKSPAKQNDEVLDSSIINVSSDDDFQPKCMIGKKTIFKSKKLTKTRQHTTSSENAKKRKRNTSEDDAKKFLGTNPKIIVRPGKCKVQSSPIKSNSNDNIKIFTSTQKEVSQIENPKSKENCDILKSIENTDMKFLDDSDFMAEELNEIEKNCATSKCNANTDNLITVAKEISDELLNVSLNDSMNKYFEEEMQLNDELPVVHEEESLNLDNWQKCTILSVEVINYSISIKVKSVLSNAENSCLLKQTWAQIKLEVEQTVNILAKKTTDGYEINNDYGYIILCPSILVTGTALVGFMFCHRKSIISSTYGGYSGGNKVMTCGFLIHELLQESLKRNLSSVETIQNVCYELIHRRDTISKLYAVQMGTKETLEEIQPFAEKCVNFMQNYVNPPKSSLQKRDIKKGNWDGYITKINDIEENLWCPRLGLKGKIDISVEAMIKPKLTKNKTSKPQMIPLELKTGRATMSAEHQGQVAVYNMMLRELDFDSPSGLLLYLRENIIKEVELNRREERDLIILRNHLVSYLSKKAQVVKCKDSNLFDIENESPKFNIMLPELPPPLNNKRFCGNCEQLLVCSVLQSKPIEDCTIGSKNIQYDDFYKDNIKHLTPQHLQYFKHWNQAIQIEVCTRILNKPISDIWECTPTERENKGKALTNLIVKNGKIQNRNFLSSGLSEGNYLIVSSTDRVSIAAGFVMHINKYSIALALERNLMDRYQNCEFCVDFYDIESHDNVYLTSLTLLLQDNDDSKNLREIIIERRTPIFSNVVPKKITQFSSEIMKNLNLMQQKAIYRVFTTKNYLLINGMPGTGKTQTLVVLIEILFMLKKSILITSNTHSAVDNLLGKLLQSKRIDAKRILKIGSESRTSPLVRPCCENTLTKNCQTVEELEQFYNNISIVGVTCFGAYHSLLDRRKFDVCIVDESTQILQSIVIKPLLSAKIFILVGDPEQLPPIVQNDYAKQMGMEESLFERLFDSECIEHLTLQYRMNKTINTLANKLTYNGKLMCGNTKVTESCLTFTEPLIVKEKWLHCICDASLNNSVKFIDTGNTSDINIRYFKEFESKYPDIFIGYNFNINKVSNLCEAAIILRIVKIFVNGGIKINDIGIITPFQAQVKLLQIVMQNVDPSHKEKIEINTVDQFQGRDKQVILFSCTRNETAEYCILTDRRRLNVAITRAKMKLILIGNKDAMLAYKPFQKLFTCFEKHQLKNLIDKVEDFSWENILDELSNEIKNNRDTFMV, encoded by the exons ATGAATAAAACATTTCTC aaatcaCCACCACCtgcaaatcaaaagaaaatttttgaattttttaaaactaaaccaACAATACCATCTCAATCACCTGCTAAACAATTAAGACTTACCAAATCACCTGCAAAACAAAATGATGAAGTACTTG atagTAGTATTATAAATGTAAGTAGTGATGATGATTTTCAACCAAAATGTATGATcggtaaaaaaacaattttcaaaagcaAGAAATTAACTAAGACACGTCAACATACTACATCTTCAGAAAATGCGAAAAAGAGAAAGCGTAATACATCCGAGGACGATGCTAAGAAATTCTTGGGaacaaatccaaaaataattgttCGGCCCGGTAAATGTAAGGTGCAATCAAGTCCtattaaatcaaattcaaatgataacataaaaatttttacaagtaCACAAAAAGAAGTTTCCCAAATTGAAAATcctaaaagtaaagaaaattgtgATATTCTGaaatcgatagaaaatacagaTATGAAATTTCTAGATGATAGTGATTTTATGGCAGAAGAATTGaatgaaatcgaaaaaaattgtgcaACTTCAAAGTGTAATGCGAATACAGATAACCTAATAACGGTCGCAAAAGAAATTTCTGatgaattattaaatgttaGTCTTAACGAtagtatgaataaatattttgaggAAGAAATGCAGCTAAATGATGAGCTACCCGTCGTACATGAg gaAGAATCATTAAACTTGGATAATTGgcaaaaatgtacaattttgaGTGTAGAagttattaattatagtatatccATAAAAGTAAAGTCGGTGTTATCAAATGCTGAAAATTCGTGTCTTCTGAAGCAAACAtg GGCTCAAATAAAATTAGAAGTAGAACAAACTGTTAATATTCTAGCTAAAAAAACAACTGATggttatgaaattaataatgattATGGCTATATAATACTTTGTCCAAGTATTTTAGTAACTGGAACCGCATTAGTAGGTTTTATGTTTTGCCATAGAAAAAGTATAATTAGTAGTACATACGGTGGATACAGCGGTGGTAATAAAGTCATGACATGCGGATTTCTAATACATGAACTTTTACAAGAATCATTGAAACGAAATCTTTCTTCGGTTGAGACTATACAAAATGTATGTTATGAATTAATTCATAGAAGAGATACGATATCCAAACTGTATGCAGTACAAATGGGAACTAAAGAAACTTTGGAAGAAATTCAACCGTTTGCTgaaaaatgtgttaattttatgcaaaattatgTTAATCCACCAAAAAGTTCTTTGcaaaag AGAGATATCAAAAAGGGAAATTGGGATggatatataacaaaaatcaacGACATTGAGGAAAATTTATGGTGTCCACGTTTGGGtctaaaaggaaaaattgaCATTTCAGTTGAAGCTATGATTAaaccaaaattaacaaaaaataaaacttctaaacCTCAAATGATTCCTCTCGAATTAAAAACAGGACGTGCAACAATGTCTGCAGAACATCAAGGTCAAGTAGCTGTGTACAATATGATGCTACGAGAACTTGATTTCGATTCACCGTCTGGATTGCTTTTATATTTAAG agaaaatattatcaaagaagtGGAATTAAATAGACGAGAGGAAAGAGATTTAATCATATTACGAAATCATTTGGTTAGTTATTTGAGCAAAAAAGCACAAGTTGTTAAATGTAAAGATTCAAATTTATTCGATATTGAGAATGAATCgccaaaatttaatatcatgttACCAGAATTACCCCCgcctttaaataataaacgtttTTGTGGAAATTGTGAACAATTACTTGTATGTTCAGTTTTACAAAG CAAACCAATTGAAGATTGTACGATTGGGTCAAAAAATATCCAGTATGATGATTTTTATAAGGATAATATTAAGCATTTAACGCCACAAcaccttcaatattttaaacattggaATCAAGCGATACAAATCGAAGTGTGTACTAGAATTCTGAACAAACCAATATCCGATATATGGGAATGTACTCCTACAGAACG ggaaaataaaggaaaagcattaacaaatttaattgtgaA aaatggaaaaatacaaaatcgtaATTTTCTATCTTCTGGATTGTCTGaaggaaattatttaattgtaagcTCTACAGATCGAGTTTCAATTGCAGCTGGATTCGTTAtgcatataaacaaatattcaatTGCATTAGCTTTAGAAAG aaatttgatGGATCGATATCAGAATTGTGAATTCTGTGTTGATTTTTATGATATTGAGTCACatgataatgtttatttaacatCATTGACACTTTTATTGCAAGATAATGATGATTCCAAGAATTTAAGAGAAATTATCATCGAACGAAGAACACCCATTTTCAGTAATGTTGTgcctaaaaaaattacacaattttcttcggaaattatgaaaaatttgaatctaATGCAACAAAAAGCAATTTATAGAGTatttacaactaaaaattatttacttattaatgGAATGCCTGGAActg GTAAAACGCAAACATTAGtagttttaatagaaatattatttatgctaaaaaaatcaatattaataacaaGTAATACACATTCAGCGGTCGATAATTTATTAGGGAAACTTTTACAAAGTAAGCGGATTGATgctaaaagaattttaaaaataggatCGGAATCACGTACATCCCCATTAGTTAGACCTTGTTGTGAGAATACTTTAACTAAAAATTGTCAAACAGTCGAAGAACtagaacaattttataataatatt AGTATAGTTGGGGTTACATGTTTTGGTGCATACCATTCATTATTAGACAGAAGAAAATTTGATGTTTGTATTGTCGATGAAAGTACTCAAATTCTTCAAAGTATTGTTATAAAACCATTATTATccgctaaaatatttattctcgTCGGTGATCCAGAACAATTACCGCCGATTGTACAAAATGATTATGCAAAACAAATGGGAATGGAGGAAAGTCTATTTGAAAGATTATTTGATTCGGAATGTATCGAACATTTAACTCTTCAATATCGCatgaataaaactataaatacattggctaataaattaacatataatGGAAAATTAATGTGTGGAAATACAAAAGTTACCGAGAGTTGTTTAACATTTACTgag ccATTAATTGTAAAAGAAAAGTGGCTTCATTGTATCTGTGATGCAAGCTTAAACAATtcagtaaaatttattgatactGGTAATACTTCAGatataaatattcgatattttaaagaattcgaATCGAAATATCCAGACATATTCATtggatacaattttaatataaataaagtcaGTAATTTATGTGAGGCAGCGATTATACTACGTATAGTTAAGATATTCGTAAATGGTggcattaaaattaatgatattggTATCATAACTCCATTTCAAGCGCAAgtcaaacttttacaaatagttatgCAAAATGTGGATCCCTCGCATAaagagaaaattgaaattaatactgTGGATCAGTTTCAAGGACGTGATAAAcaagttatattattttcatgtaCTAGAAATGAAACAGCT gaatattgtattttaacagACAGAAGAAGATTGAATGTAGCCATTACCAGAgccaaaatgaaattaatattaattggaAATAAAGATGCTATGCTGGCATATAAacctttccaaaaattatttacttgctTTGAAAAGCATCAGTTAAAAAACTTAATCGATAAAGTAGAAGATTTTAGTtgggaaaatattttagatgaattgagtaatgaaattaaaaataatcgtgATACGTTTATGGTCTAA